A region of Staphylococcus sp. IVB6181 DNA encodes the following proteins:
- the murD gene encoding UDP-N-acetylmuramoyl-L-alanine--D-glutamate ligase, with product MLKYKGLEGKNVLVVGLAKSGYEAAKLLNHLGADVTVNDGGDLSKDPHANDLEKMGLTVIGGHHPLSLLDNHPIIVKNPGIPYTVPLIEEAEKRGLTILTEVELSYLVSEAPIIAVTGTNGKTTTTSLIGNMFDNSRIKGLLSGNIGYVASKVAQEAHPDDYLITELSSFQLLGIDTYRPHIAIITNIYSAHLDYHGSLEEYRNAKRRIYKNQTEDDYLICNYSQRHLIETEDLKAKTYYFSTNQEVDGIYIKDGYIMLNGLRLIHKDDIVLPGEHNLENILAAVLAAVLAGVPVDAINHTLTTFSGIKHRLQYIGSNKTNKYYNDSKATNTLATQFALNSFDQPIVWLCGGLDRGNGFDELIPYMKDVRVMLTFGETQDKLTKLGESQGKYVIRATDVKDAVNKVQEVIEPNDVVLLSPACASWDQYKTFEERGDVFIDSFRSHLPSK from the coding sequence ATGCTTAAATACAAAGGATTAGAAGGAAAAAATGTTTTAGTAGTTGGCTTAGCGAAAAGCGGTTATGAAGCAGCTAAATTATTAAATCATTTAGGTGCAGATGTTACTGTGAATGATGGCGGCGACCTTTCCAAAGATCCGCACGCAAATGATTTAGAGAAAATGGGATTAACAGTTATCGGCGGTCACCATCCGCTCTCATTGCTTGATAATCATCCTATTATCGTAAAGAACCCGGGGATTCCATATACTGTGCCTTTAATTGAAGAAGCAGAAAAACGCGGGTTAACGATTTTAACTGAAGTTGAATTAAGCTACTTAGTTTCAGAAGCACCGATTATTGCGGTGACTGGTACGAACGGTAAAACAACCACAACATCCTTGATTGGAAACATGTTTGACAACAGCAGAATCAAAGGGCTGTTATCAGGCAACATCGGTTATGTTGCCTCTAAAGTGGCACAAGAAGCACATCCTGATGATTACTTGATTACAGAGTTGTCATCTTTCCAATTATTAGGTATTGATACGTACCGTCCGCATATTGCGATTATTACTAATATCTATTCAGCCCACCTTGATTATCATGGTTCGCTGGAAGAATACCGCAATGCCAAACGCCGTATCTATAAAAATCAAACAGAAGATGATTATTTGATTTGCAACTACAGTCAGCGTCATTTGATTGAAACAGAAGATTTAAAAGCTAAAACCTATTACTTCTCAACCAATCAAGAAGTTGACGGTATTTACATCAAAGACGGCTATATCATGTTGAATGGTTTACGTCTCATTCATAAAGATGATATTGTGCTCCCTGGCGAGCATAACCTTGAAAATATCTTAGCTGCAGTTTTGGCAGCTGTACTTGCAGGTGTACCTGTAGATGCGATTAATCATACATTAACTACATTCTCTGGTATCAAACACCGTCTGCAATATATCGGTTCTAACAAAACGAACAAATATTACAACGACTCTAAAGCAACGAATACGTTAGCAACACAATTTGCCTTGAATTCATTTGATCAGCCGATTGTGTGGTTATGCGGCGGCTTAGACAGAGGCAACGGCTTCGATGAGCTGATTCCTTACATGAAGGATGTAAGAGTGATGCTGACATTCGGCGAAACACAAGATAAGTTAACGAAACTCGGCGAAAGCCAAGGCAAGTATGTGATTCGTGCGACCGATGTGAAAGATGCTGTTAACAAAGTACAAGAGGTCATCGAACCTAATGATGTGGTCTTGCTTTCACCGGCATGTGCCAGCTGGGATCAATACAAAACTTTTGAAGAACGCGGCGATGTCTTTATCGACAGCTTCCGTTCGCATCTGCCTTCGAAGTAG
- the mraY gene encoding phospho-N-acetylmuramoyl-pentapeptide-transferase has protein sequence MVYVLAIVGLLITAVLVPILIPTLKRMKFGQSIREEGPKSHMKKTGTPTMGGLTFLISIIVTTIIAIIFSNNPNPFILLLFVTVGFGLIGFIDDYIIVVKKNNQGLTSKQKFLAQIAIAVIFFILSDTFNMIHFATGIHIPFTTVHIPLSVAYVIFIVFWQVGFSNAVNLTDGLDGLATGLSIIAFAMYAIMSFMLGDHAVGTFCIIMVFALLGFLFYNVNPAKTFMGDTGSLALGGIIATVSIMLNAEISLLFIGFVFVAETLSVILQVASFKLTGKRIFKMSPLHHHFELSGWNEWKVVTVFWTVGLITGLIGLWIGVH, from the coding sequence ATGGTTTATGTTTTAGCAATCGTTGGATTATTAATCACAGCAGTATTAGTGCCGATTTTGATTCCAACACTGAAGAGAATGAAGTTCGGCCAAAGTATTCGAGAAGAAGGGCCGAAAAGCCACATGAAAAAGACAGGCACACCGACAATGGGCGGCCTGACTTTCTTAATCAGTATTATTGTCACTACGATTATTGCGATCATCTTTTCAAATAACCCTAATCCATTCATCTTATTGTTATTTGTGACAGTAGGATTCGGATTAATCGGGTTCATTGATGATTATATTATTGTCGTTAAGAAGAATAACCAAGGATTGACAAGCAAACAAAAATTCTTAGCGCAAATTGCGATTGCGGTTATTTTCTTTATCTTAAGTGATACATTCAATATGATTCATTTTGCGACAGGCATCCATATTCCGTTTACGACAGTGCATATTCCATTGTCAGTCGCTTATGTCATCTTTATCGTATTCTGGCAAGTCGGTTTCTCTAACGCTGTGAACTTAACAGATGGTTTAGACGGATTGGCAACCGGCTTATCTATCATCGCATTTGCGATGTATGCGATTATGAGCTTTATGCTGGGCGACCATGCTGTGGGTACGTTTTGTATCATTATGGTCTTTGCGTTATTAGGTTTCTTATTCTATAACGTCAACCCGGCCAAAACATTCATGGGTGATACAGGCAGCTTGGCATTAGGCGGTATTATCGCAACAGTGTCGATTATGCTGAATGCGGAAATCTCATTACTGTTTATCGGTTTTGTGTTTGTTGCTGAAACATTATCTGTTATTTTGCAAGTAGCATCATTCAAATTAACCGGCAAACGTATCTTTAAAATGAGTCCGCTGCATCACCACTTTGAATTAAGCGGATGGAATGAATGGAAAGTTGTTACTGTATTTTGGACAGTAGGCCTCATTACAGGTTTGATAGGATTATGGATTGGAGTGCATTGA